From the genome of Winogradskyella forsetii, one region includes:
- the hisG gene encoding ATP phosphoribosyltransferase: MSKLKIAIQKSGRLNEDSLKLLKDCGIKIDNGKDQLKVAARNFPLEVLYLRNSDIPQYIEDGVVDIAIIGENILIEKQKKTEVVEKLGFAKCRVSLAVPKPVETNDASYFNGKKIATSYPNTLQTYLDEHGIEADIHVISGSVEIAPNIGLADGVCDIVSSGSTLFKNGLRETQVILKSEAVLAKNSNLNAEKEAILEKLIFRIQAVLRAKNSRYVLMNVPNDKIDEVTAILPVLKSPTILPLAQKGWSSLHSVIDEEKFWNSIDALKNAGAEGILVVPIDKMVM, from the coding sequence ATGAGTAAGCTAAAAATTGCCATTCAGAAAAGCGGTCGATTAAACGAAGATTCCTTAAAACTCTTAAAGGATTGCGGTATTAAAATAGATAATGGCAAAGACCAATTGAAAGTTGCAGCGCGTAACTTCCCATTAGAAGTCCTGTATTTACGGAATTCAGATATTCCTCAATATATTGAAGATGGTGTAGTTGATATCGCTATTATTGGCGAGAACATCCTTATTGAAAAACAGAAAAAAACAGAAGTTGTTGAAAAGCTTGGTTTTGCCAAATGCAGAGTGTCGTTAGCGGTACCTAAACCAGTTGAAACGAATGACGCCTCCTATTTTAATGGAAAAAAAATCGCAACCTCCTACCCTAACACACTTCAAACTTATTTAGACGAACATGGTATTGAAGCCGATATTCATGTGATTTCTGGTTCTGTGGAAATTGCACCAAATATAGGATTGGCAGATGGTGTTTGTGACATTGTGAGTTCAGGAAGTACGCTATTTAAAAATGGACTTAGAGAAACACAAGTTATTCTAAAATCAGAAGCAGTCTTGGCAAAAAATAGCAACCTGAATGCCGAAAAAGAAGCGATTCTCGAAAAACTCATATTCAGAATTCAAGCCGTTTTAAGAGCAAAAAATTCAAGATATGTTTTGATGAATGTGCCGAACGATAAAATCGATGAAGTCACAGCTATTCTACCTGTCTTGAAAAGCCCAACAATTCTGCCTTTGGCACAGAAAGGCTGGAGCTCCTTGCATTCCGTAATTGATGAAGAAAAATTTTGGAATAGCATTGACGCGCTTAAAAATGCAGGAGCAGAAGGTATTTTAGTGGTTCCAATTGATAAAATGGTAATGTAA
- the hisD gene encoding histidinol dehydrogenase produces the protein MKVYKNPNKPEWNALAKRPVLEQQTLDTIVKDILEDVKMHKDKALFKYAEQFDNTKLESLKVENSEIEAAIYQVPEDLKQAINLAKQNIEKFHAAQKEKEQLIETTKGVKCWRKSVGIEKVGLYIPGGSAPLFSTILMLGIPAKLAGCKDIILCSPPNKEGQIHPAILYTANLVGIKKIFKAGGAQAIAAMAFGTESIPQVYKIFGPGNQFVTKAKELIQQQGVAIDMPAGPSEVLVIADETSNPSFVAADLLSQAEHGSDSQVILLSDNEAIINQTLQELDKQLPQLSRKNLASEALKISRAILLNSMNECIEFSNLYAPEHLIIATDNASDYIEQITNAGSVFLGKYSCESAGDYASGTNHTLPTNGYARNYSGVSLDSFVKKITFQNLNEEGIKNIGPAIELMAEAEGLDAHKNAVTLRLKTLK, from the coding sequence ATGAAGGTCTATAAAAATCCCAATAAGCCTGAATGGAATGCGCTAGCGAAACGACCAGTTTTGGAACAGCAAACCCTAGATACCATCGTTAAAGATATTCTAGAGGACGTGAAAATGCATAAAGACAAAGCTCTATTTAAATATGCTGAGCAATTTGACAACACCAAATTAGAATCACTTAAAGTTGAAAATTCCGAAATTGAGGCAGCCATTTATCAAGTTCCTGAGGATTTAAAACAGGCTATCAATCTGGCAAAGCAAAATATTGAAAAGTTTCACGCAGCACAAAAAGAAAAAGAACAACTAATTGAAACGACCAAAGGTGTAAAATGCTGGCGTAAATCCGTTGGTATTGAAAAGGTTGGTTTATACATACCAGGAGGTTCCGCACCATTATTTTCAACAATTTTAATGCTCGGGATTCCGGCCAAATTAGCAGGTTGTAAAGACATTATTTTATGTTCTCCACCAAATAAAGAAGGCCAAATACATCCAGCTATTCTATATACAGCAAATCTCGTGGGAATAAAGAAAATCTTTAAAGCTGGTGGTGCACAAGCTATTGCGGCTATGGCTTTTGGAACGGAATCTATTCCTCAAGTGTATAAAATTTTCGGGCCTGGAAACCAATTTGTCACCAAAGCAAAAGAACTGATTCAACAGCAAGGCGTTGCTATAGATATGCCAGCCGGCCCGAGTGAGGTTTTGGTTATTGCAGATGAAACTAGTAATCCATCATTTGTTGCAGCAGATTTATTATCACAAGCAGAACATGGTTCAGACAGTCAAGTGATTTTGCTATCTGACAACGAGGCCATCATCAATCAAACGCTACAAGAATTAGACAAGCAGCTGCCTCAATTATCTCGAAAAAATCTGGCTTCTGAAGCGTTAAAAATTAGTCGTGCTATTCTGCTTAACTCAATGAACGAATGCATCGAATTCAGTAATTTATACGCGCCTGAACATTTGATCATCGCAACCGATAATGCTTCAGATTATATAGAACAAATTACTAATGCAGGTTCTGTCTTCTTGGGAAAATACAGTTGCGAAAGTGCTGGCGATTATGCAAGTGGCACCAATCACACCTTACCTACAAATGGATATGCCAGAAATTATAGTGGAGTTTCGTTAGATAGTTTTGTAAAGAAAATCACGTTTCAAAATTTAAACGAAGAAGGCATTAAAAACATCGGACCAGCAATAGAATTAATGGCGGAAGCCGAAGGATTGGATGCTCATAAAAACGCAGTTACTTTAAGGCT